The Vigna angularis cultivar LongXiaoDou No.4 chromosome 9, ASM1680809v1, whole genome shotgun sequence DNA window TGCTTGGCCACCACTCCCTGGTTGATTTCTCCAAGTATTTGATGGCTTCGTCACCGTTTGTCCTCCCATATTACACTCGCGCTTTAGGTGTCCGTTCCTCCCACAATGAATACAGGTCTTTACCCCTAACAACTGCGGACACGATGATCGGaagtgtggtcctccacacttaaaacattttaCGTCCTTTTTCTGTCCAGACCGACCGGCAGTCACCAAACATTGCGATAGCAACCCACCAGAAGCAGATGGTGATACCGAATGATCGTAAGGTGTCCTCCTTGGATCATCATTGTTCCTTGAGGATATGGCTTCTCTTGTTGTCTGCTGTTGTTGTTCCTTGTGCTGTTCCAATTCCGTCACACTCTTCTCTAATACTTGAGTCCTATCCACCTCATCAGGGAGACACTTCTCAGTGAACTTAGCTGGATGATGATGACAGAAACACTCCAAACTCAACTCGGTCCTGTGATCCCCAGAGGAAGTGAATGCTCCGATAATGTTCCTAGTGATTTCTATGATCTCCATCAGTTGTCTTTGGGTAGCTTCAGAGTGTGCTCTTATAGCCTCTAAACTCTGTAGGGCGGCCATATTCTGTTGTACTAAAGCAGTGTTCTGTTGCTGGAGTGCCTCTATTACAGATTCCAGTAGTCTGATATGGTCAGACGCATCACGCTCGATAGGTTGAGGGTGTGGTCTTGATGCCATTAGTTGTCTCTGATAAATAGAGAAGACGAACGTTAGCCAAGCTTAAAGAGTTTAGAATAACCCATCAAACAATTATTGAGCACACAACACAAGCATAGTAtgctcataacctacagtgttccttaaggaacaaaactgctctgataccactaatgtgacatcccaaaaatacagccaaaactataaatttagaaaatcacatttaataatatttcaaaatagttttccactagaaatttgaaaattttaaaactttcaaatgaACGAACGCGcaaagacgaacgtccttgagtgcAACTTCAACAATAATGACGAGTGCTTAAAACCGCACTTCTCCACAAGAGTTACGAACGAACaaaccgaacgtacaagaaagctgaccgaacggtttacagaacaattaccgaacggtcgaatttaaac harbors:
- the LOC128193937 gene encoding uncharacterized protein LOC128193937, which gives rise to MASRPHPQPIERDASDHIRLLESVIEALQQQNTALVQQNMAALQSLEAIRAHSEATQRQLMEIIEITRNIIGAFTSSGDHRTELSLECFCHHHPAKFTEKCLPDEVDRTQVLEKSVTELEQHKEQQQQTTREAISSRNNDDPRRTPYDHSVSPSASGGLLSQCLVTAGRSGQKKDVKCFKCGGPHFRSSCPQLLGVKTCIHCGRNGHLKRECNMGGQTVTKPSNTWRNQPGSGGQAQANGRVMP